The following are from one region of the Saccharomyces kudriavzevii IFO 1802 strain IFO1802 genome assembly, chromosome: 12 genome:
- the LMO1 gene encoding Lmo1p (similar to Saccharomyces cerevisiae YLL007C; ancestral locus Anc_5.209), producing MSHKKQAFDESLETLRILLNSRLRKPVEPLTSTESKTYYNTLVFNQNSNEINGEYEELLANYVVLCEGKYLREVLIPDSRFWNILCDNCQKLRPGILVSCLIRIFNIALNCPDSKKDAVIMGVCRISTASPHIIGRLLLILSQRPIQGPLFMETILCINLLLKCLLILCEISIPHAVEFVPAILLLLFQYNFPASISELLYIEDLQSLILEEFVPLKQRLINFLSSINIEDYSCPLKEDLLTAIKDHSVFQKGLEMEMGELPSINLLNAYDTFTFLNSPNISFKRLYSEQLLFGENDFPLYETIFKLSDQFKRLFNLSGNKEDSYSDPGHDSKLQIATAVLNRQTCFYKALELFLRFWIESLAKSENDMVSLLNLAIITLKHIYLSSGDLKLAIQTKSLLKTQLEALDSMNYKFARTLQLDSIKKDQYRTWSSNISSFDTMLSGQVHDYVRHQRLLQLQKGTWVYAENPLNSEAGTPKVYFLIVSDNHASLLAREFETQTDDLPYIFDNKILTSPGCEALANSRTKVVILKHIISFKSTELTTPSRRSGSNVYIKLDESNVYTEVELRDRTDKTVLKFYLDTEEGKYIWLDGLKLISPSPNEDISRDTREQIDTLFDLRKNVQMINLNVRQDIIAPPPKSNDESEDEELYDLEMLKKVTQDFYFD from the coding sequence ATGAGCCATAAAAAGCAGGCATTTGACGAAAGTCTGGAAACCCTTAGAATCCTACTGAACTCCAGGTTACGAAAGCCGGTTGAGCCGCTTACGAGTACCGAATCAAAAACCTACTACAATACTCTAGTCTTCAATCAGAAttcaaatgaaataaaCGGTGAATACGAAGAGCTACTGGCTAATTACGTTGTCCTTTGTGAGGGAAAATACTTGCGCGAAGTTTTGATCCCAGATTCCCGATTTTGGAATATATTATGCGATAATTGCCAAAAGTTAAGGCCAGGAATATTGGTATCATGTCTCATCAGGATTTTTAATATAGCCCTCAACTGCCCAGATAGCAAAAAAGATGCAGTAATTATGGGTGTCTGCCGCATCTCCACCGCAAGCCCTCATATTATAGGGAGACTTTTGCTAATTTTGTCACAGAGACCTATTCAAGGGCCATTATTTATGGAAACTATACTCTGCATAAACCTACTTTTGAAATGCTTGCTCATCTTATGTGAAATATCAATCCCGCATGCCGTGGAATTCGTTCCTGCAATTCTACTTTTACTGTTCCAGTATAATTTTCCAGCCTCTATATCCGAACTGCTTTATATAGAGGACTTACAATCTTTGATCCTAGAGGAATTTGTACCATTGAAGCAAAGActgataaattttctttcgtCGATTAATATTGAAGATTATTCCTGTCCGCTTAAAGAGGATCTTCTTACGGCCATCAAAGATCATTCCGTATTTCAAAAGGGGCTGGAAATGGAAATGGGTGAACTTCCCAGTataaatttattgaatgcGTATGACACATTCACATTCTTAAACAGTCCTAATATATCATTCAAGAGACTTTACAGCGAACAACTGCTCTTTGGAGAAAATGATTTTCCTCTTTACGAAACAATATTTAAGCTGTCAGATCAATTTAAAAGGCTGTTCAACCTAAGTGGCAACAAAGAAGATTCATATTCAGATCCAGGTCACGACTCAAAACTACAAATTGCCACCGCTGTTCTTAATCGACAAACATGTTTTTATAAGGCACTCGAGTTGTTTTTGAGATTTTGGATAGAATCACTGGCAAAGTCCGAAAATGATATGGTTTCACTACTAAATTTAGCCATAATTACTCTAAAACATATTTATTTGTCATCAGGCGACTTGAAATTAGCAATACAGACCAAATCACTCCTCAAGACTCAGCTAGAAGCACTTGACTCCATGAACTATAAATTCGCAAGAACATTGCAACTAGACTCGATTAAAAAAGACCAGTACCGTACTTGGTCATCTAATATTTCCAGTTTTGATACAATGCTATCGGGTCAGGTTCACGACTACGTTCGTCATCAAAGACTTCTTCAACTGCAAAAGGGAACATGGGTTTATGCAGAAAATCCATTGAATTCTGAGGCTGGGACCCCAAAAGTCTACTTTCTCATAGTGTCGGATAACCATGCAAGCCTACTGGCCAGAGAATTTGAAACTCAAACAGATGATCTACCTTATATATTTGATAATAAAATCTTGACAAGTCCAGGTTGCGAGGCCTTGGCTAACAGTAGAACAAAAGTTGTCATTTTGAAACATATAATCTCCTTCAAAAGCACAGAACTAACCACACCGAGCCGTCGAAGTGGTAGTAACGTTTACATCAAATTAGATGAAAGCAATGTGTACACAGAAGTTGAATTGAGAGACCGTACCGACAAGACAGttttaaaattttatttAGACACAGAAGAGGGAAAGTACATATGGTTAGACGGACTAAAACTGATATCTCCATCTCCAAATGAGGATATATCTAGGGATACGAGAGAACAAATAGACACACTATTTGATTTAAGAAAAAACGTTCAAATGATAAACTTGAACGTTCGTCAAGATATTATAGCGCCTCCCCCAAAGTCGAACGATGAGagcgaagatgaagaattatACGACCTAGaaatgttgaagaaagtAACCCAAGATTTTTATTTCGACTAA
- the MMM1 gene encoding ERMES complex subunit MMM1 (similar to Saccharomyces cerevisiae MMM1 (YLL006W); ancestral locus Anc_5.210), producing the protein MASNENETDSLMTFDDYISKELPEHLQRLIVENLKSSTGSNDARQALNGSEMNFSINGSFKGLDDAFQALQMQSVLHPSSLGPLTTPSRFSGWSFAQGFFVGQLSIVLLFIFFLKFFIFSDEPSKTKNPTPASSGHKSKFTEYPFISREFLTSLVRKGAKEHHEFSEEAGSENLQELALILEKTYYNVDVHPAESLDWFNVLIAQIIQQFRGEAWHKDNILHSLNDFIGRKSPDLPDYLDTIKITELDTGDDFPILSNCRIQYSPNSGNKKLEAKIDIDLNDHLTLGVETKLLLNYPKPGIAALPISLVVSIVRFQACLTVSLTNAEEFASSSDRSRNGDGVDGDSGYFLMFSFSPEYRMEFEIKSLIGSRSKLENIPKIGSVIEYQIKKWFVERCVEPRFQFVRLPSIWPRSRNTREEKPSE; encoded by the coding sequence atggcCAGTAATGAGAATGAAACGGATTCGTTAATGACATTCGATGATTATATAAGCAAAGAGTTACCTGAACATCTACAGAGATTAATCGTGGAGAACTTGAAAAGCTCGACTGGTTCGAACGATGCAAGACAGGCTTTGAATGGATCAGAGATGAATTTTAGTATTAACGGGAGCTTTAAAGGCCTCGACGATGCATTTCAAGCCTTGCAAATGCAGAGTGTGTTGCACCCCTCTTCATTAGGACCGTTAACGACGCCCTCCAGATTTTCTGGATGGTCATTTGCTCAAGGATTTTTTGTAGGCCAGCTGAGTATAGTGTTgctatttatttttttcctaaaatttttcatatttagTGATGAACCCTCTAAAACCAAGAATCCTACACCTGCATCCTCCGGTCATAAGTCAAAATTCACAGAATACCCCTTCATATCTCGTGAATTTCTTACTTCTCTTGTTAGAAAGGGTGCTAAGGAACACCATGAATTCAGTGAAGAGGCGGGAAGTGAGAATCTTCAAGAACTGGCTCTGATTTTAGAGAAAACCTACTATAATGTTGATGTGCATCCTGCAGAGTCATTAGATTGGTTTAATGTTTTGATTGCCCAAATCATACAACAATTTCGAGGGGAGGCCTGGCATAAAGacaacattcttcattctttgaatgatttTATTGGGAGGAAATCACCTGACCTACCTGATTATTTGGATACCATAAAAATAACCGAACTAGATACAGGGGatgattttccaattctctCAAATTGTAGAATACAATATTCACCAAACTCTGGCAATAAAAAGTTAGAGGCTAAAATCGATATAGATCTAAATGATCATTTAACATTAGGGGTTGAGACAAAACTATTGCTCAACTATCCAAAGCCTGGTATCGCTGCACTCCCTATAAGTTTGGTAGTATCAATTGTGAGGTTTCAAGCATGTTTGACTGTCTCTTTAACTAATGCAGAGGAATTTGCATCTTCCTCGGATAGAAGCCGTAATGGAGACGGTGTGGATGGCGATTCCGGATACTTCttaatgttttctttttctcctGAATATAGAATGGAGtttgaaatcaaatcaTTGATCGGATCAAGAtcaaaacttgaaaatattCCCAAAATTGGTAGTGTTATTGAatatcaaatcaaaaaatggtttGTAGAAAGATGCGTTGAACCAAGATTTCAATTTGTCAGGTTACCAAGTATATGGCCGCGTAGCAGAAATACgagagaagaaaagccTTCAGAATAG
- the SPO75 gene encoding Spo75p (similar to Saccharomyces cerevisiae SPO75 (YLL005C); ancestral locus Anc_5.211) codes for MNATKELTFSLLNKFQDKGRFGSAQRHAGISLKGFISGILFSFLYFLFQLSLFIVLRSRFKTIYQANVALKIYPDSKVCPAKKKRNFWSLFIFVKEIPRRLLNPTGNFDLNERYGLDNYLFLRFLKLLISFFAILSVINIPILVPLHYFSMGDLKDSEDERYQQTFRTTSKLDKWTMSNLTQDSSNRLICHLFLSIFVVLWFHVILSTELRFVNRLGYSVLMKSKYQNILYVEGLSNELTGQNVSLEEIFQRLHPNCLDTIHFIPRNLRKVHNLEVKLNKLQNSKEQIIFEIFLEKYFKRVSIHRHLIANHKKYFLSRLKNHLLFQYKKLVFLSQFRIAYYWAKIGLHWEKSNMFSLYYPKVKLNKETSLERKYRILDKKIRKEKLIKFRINSLKLDPDIKSSPAAHRSPVTDIHMDKVFITFKSTLLSSIIGELLSYKLSTQNLKVIIGPNVKDIIWRNIFDSSPFWKSVKYFSANILRIFVIIGWILPVAFLGLISQIPNISSLIPFGKIIHFQSPFIREVAKNLIPIVTLIIIIEIVPYFFRWLSYLRGLKTGAQIEADVQNWYFVFVFIHLFLVVTISSGFSIIIERLLNNPVSIPALLANDLPKCANFFCSFVLIRGMAYAGGNLLRIKELLFELFYYKWKKCSPHVQFRRLSTSLFFQLGSIYPIFSVLGCIGIIYSVVAPIILLLCCISFSMVFFSFSYLFKYQYNKENNSETFGKLYIQALMQLYAGIYFMEFCLLGLFTLFDQYTLSSIMCVTFILTVIAHSRISKQIRSKPQRIPTLEYLSNLTPETKDQHYRESYNFDDIFSIRRDFDKIWLPRDKLGISEEEQSFLEKSYHLDFDLNMYSMDLFGDCHLDNGHLL; via the coding sequence ATGAACGCCACTAAAGAATTGACCTTCAGTTTGTTAAATAAATTTCAAGACAAGGGGAGGTTCGGATCTGCCCAAAGACATGCTGGCATCTCACTTAAAGGGTTCATCTCTGGtatacttttttcttttctataCTTTTTGTTTCAGCTTTCTCTCTTTATCGTCCTAAGGTCAAGATTCAAGACTATATATCAGGCTAACGTGGCCCTTAAAATTTATCCAGACTCTAAAGTTTGCcctgccaaaaaaaaaagaaacttttggtcattattcatatttgtcaaagaaattccaAGAAGGCTGCTAAACCCCACAGGAAATTTCGATCTAAATGAAAGATATGGGTTGGataattatttatttttaagGTTTCTCAAACTGTTGATATCCTTTTTTGCCATCTTATCCGTCATCAACATTCCAATATTAGTTCCacttcattatttttccaTGGGTGATTTGAAGGATAGTGAAGATGAACGCTATCAGCAGACTTTTAGGACAACAAGTAAGCTCGATAAGTGGACTATGTCGAATTTAACACAAGATTCCTCGAATAGACTAATTTGTCATTTGTTTTTGAGCATCTTTGTTGTACTTTGGTTTCACGTTATTCTTTCCACTGAGTTAAGGTTTGTTAACCGACTAGGGTATTCCgttttgatgaaaagtAAGTACCAAAATATCTTATATGTGGAAGGCTTGTCAAATGAATTGACTGGCCAAAATGTctctttggaagaaattttccaaCGGCTGCATCCTAATTGCCTGGATACGATACACTTCATTCCAAGAAACCTGAGAAAAGTACACAATTTAGAGGTGAAACTAAATAAATTACAGAActcaaaagaacaaattaTTTTCGAGATATTCCTGGAAAAGTACTTTAAAAGGGTTTCGATACACAGACATTTGATAGCAAATCATAAAAAGTATTTCCTTTCAAGATTAAAGAACCATTTGCTATTTCAATACAAAAAACTAGTCTTTTTATCCCAATTTCGTATCGCATATTATTGGGCAAAAATTGGTTTACATTGGGAAAAGTCAAACatgttttcattatattaCCCCAAAGTTAAgttgaacaaagaaaccTCGTTAGAAAGGAAATACAGAATTCtggataaaaaaatacgaaaGGAAAAGCTCATCAAGTTTCGAATAAACTCCTTAAAGCTGGATCCAGATATCAAGTCGTCACCCGCCGCTCATAGATCACCAGTTACAGATATTCATATGGACAAAGTGTTCATTACTTTCAAATCAACATTATTATCGAGCATTATAGGCGAGCTACTTTCATATAAACTATCAACCCAAAATTTAAAGGTAATAATTGGGCCCAACGTTAAGGATATAATCTGGAGGAATATCTTTGATTCATCACCTTTCTGGAAAAGTGTTAAATACTTCTCGGCAAATATACTTCGAATTTTCGTGATTATTGGTTGGATTTTACCTGTTGCGTTTCTCGGGTTAATATCACAGATACCAAATATTTCCTCACTGATTCCATTTGGGAAAATAATTCATTTCCAATCCCCATTTATAAGAGAAGTGGCAAAAAATCTTATTCCCATAGTAACcttgataataataatagaaaTAGTACCGTACTTTTTTCGTTGGCTGAGCTATCTTCGAGGGCTGAAAACTGGAGCTCAAATAGAAGCTGATGTGCAGAATTGGTATTTTGTCTTCGTATTCATTCACCTATTTCTGGTTGTCACAATATCGTCGGGATTCTCTATCATTATCGAAAGACTTCTAAACAACCCTGTCAGTATCCCTGCACTATTAGCTAATGACTTACCCAAATGTGCTAACtttttctgttcttttGTGTTAATTAGAGGAATGGCTTACGCAGGTGGTAATCTATTGAGAATAAAGGAACTACTCTTTGAACTATTTTACTataaatggaaaaaatgtaGCCCCCATGTTCAATTTAGGAGGTTAAGCacatctttatttttccaacTAGGTTCCATTTATCctattttttcagttttggGTTGTATCGGCATCATATACAGCGTTGTTGCTCCTAtcatattattattatgttgcatttccttttcgatggtttttttttccttcagtTATCTGTTTAAATACCAATataacaaagaaaacaattcTGAAACATTTGGTAAGTTGTACATTCAAGCTCTAATGCAATTATATGCGGGTATTTATTTCATGGAGTTTTGCTTACTGGGACTCTTCACCCTTTTCGATCAATACACATTATCGTCCATAATGTGTGTCACTTTTATTCTAACAGTTATAGCACATTCCAGAATCTCCAAGCAAATTAGGTCGAAACCTCAACGCATACCTACCCTGGAATACTTATCAAACTTAACACCAGAAACAAAGGACCAACACTATCGAGAAAGTTATAATTTCgatgacattttttcaattcgtAGAGATTTCGATAAAATTTGGCTGCCGAGGGACAAATTAGGAATTtctgaagaagagcaaTCCTTTTTGGAGAAGTCATATCATTTAGATTTCGACCTTAATATGTATTCCATGGATTTATTCGGAGATTGTCATTTAGATAATGGCCATTTGCTTTAA
- the ORC3 gene encoding origin recognition complex subunit 3 (similar to Saccharomyces cerevisiae ORC3 (YLL004W); ancestral locus Anc_5.213): MTSELDQTGKMNVAEFADAQRSHYTVYPSLPKSDKGEKHIPFVKLLSGKESEINVEKRWELYHQLHSHFHDQVDHIIDNIETDLKAEISDLLYNENAQKKRCFNTIFLLGSDSSTKIELPKDTSSQYNALIELTPKESPNVRMMLRRSMYKLYSAADVEQHPTTKYEDTNDEDGDFVEQNNDVSYDLSLVENFKRLFGKNLTIVFNFKDVDSINFNTLDNFIILLKSAFKYDHVKINLIFNINTNLSNIEKNLRQSTIRLLKRNYHKLDVSSNKGFKYGNQIFQSFLDTVDGKLNLSDRFVEFILDKMANNTNHNLQLLTKMLDYSLMSYFFQNAFSVFIDPVNVDFLNDDYLKLLSKCPTFMFFVEGLIKQHAPAEDIISLLTNRNRGLEEFFVEFLVRENPINGHAKFVAQFLEDELHISDFNLIELYHNLLIGKLDTYLDHWPACRKYKDRLHFEPIDTIFQELFTLDNKSGLLTQSIFPSYKSNLEDNLLSWEQVLPSLDKNADDPVSKSLDEVMAPVVGQLFKLYREANMTINIYDFYTAFKETLPKKEILDFIKDSSNAKLLELAESPDAFDKVALILFMQAIFAFENMGLIKFQSTKNYDLVEKCVWKGI, from the coding sequence aTGACGAGTGAGCTTGATCAAACCGGAAAGATGAATGTCGCCGAGTTCGCTGATGCTCAGAGGAGTCACTACACAGTATATCCTAGTTTGCCGAAGAGTGATAAGGGTGAAAAACACATTCCATTTGTTAAACTTTTATCAGGCAAAGAATCGGAAATAAACGTAGAAAAAAGATGGGAGCTGTACCACCAGTTACATTCACATTTCCATGACCAAGTTGATCATATTATTGACAACATTGAAACGGATTTGAAGGCAGAAATTTCAGACCTCTTATACAATGAAAATGCTCAGAAGAAACGATGCTTCAACACTATTTTTCTATTAGGTTCAGATAGCTCAACGAAAATTGAACTACCCAAGGACACATCTTCTCAGTACAACGCATTGATTGAATTGACTCCAAAAGAATCTCCAAATGTGAGGATGATGCTCCGCAGGTCTATGTATAAGCTTTACAGCGCTGCTGATGTCGAGCAACATCCCACCACCAAATATGAAGATactaatgatgaagatggaGATTTTGTGGAGCAAAACAATGATGTCTCCTACGACCTGTCccttgttgaaaattttaagaGGCTTTTTGGGAAAAACTTGACCATAGTGTTTAATTTCAAGGATGTAGATTCCATCAACTTCAACACTTTGGACAATTTTATAATTCTACTGAAGAGTGCCTTCAAATATGACCACGTTAAGATAAATTTaatcttcaatatcaacacaaatttatcaaatattgagaaaaatttaaGGCAATCAACCATACgacttttgaaaagaaattatcaTAAACTTGATGTGTCAAGTAATAAAGGATTCAAATACGGGAAccaaatctttcaaagtttttTGGACACCGTTGACGGCAAATTGAATCTTTCCGACCGCTTTGTAGAATTCATTCTTGACAAGATGGCAAATAACACCAATCACAATCTGCAATTGCTAACCAAGATGTTAGACTATTCACTAATGTCTTACTTCTTCCAAAATGCCTTTTCAGTGTTCATTGACCCCGTAAatgttgattttttgaatgatgatTACTTAAAATTACTAAGCAAATGCCCCACGTTCATGTTTTTTGTCGAAGGTCTTATAAAACAGCATGCCCCTGCTGAAGATATCATTTCCTTATTGACCAACAGAAACAGGGGACTAGAAGAATTTTTCGTCGAGTTTTTGGTAAGGGAGAATCCGATTAACGGGCATGCCAAATTTGTCGCTCAATTTCTCGAAGATGAGCTGCATATATCCGATTTCAATTTGATAGAATTGTATCATAATTTGTTAATAGGCAAACTAGATACCTATCTTGATCATTGGCCCGCATGCAGAAAGTATAAGGATCGGCTTCATTTTGAACCCATTGATACaatatttcaagaactATTCACTTTGGACAATAAGAGTGGATTACTGACTCAATCAATTTTCCCCTCCTACAAAtcaaatcttgaagatAACTTACTGAGTTGGGAGCAAGTTTTGCCTTCGCTTGATAAAAACGCGGACGACCCTGTTTCTAAAAGTCTGGATGAAGTTATGGCCCCGGTAGTGGGTCAACTATTCAAGCTTTATCGCGAGGCAAATATGACTATTAACATTTACGATTTCTACACCGCGTTCAAAGAGActttgccaaaaaaagaaatattggACTTTATAAAAGACTCTTCCAACGCCAAGCTTTTAGAATTAGCAGAATCTCCGGATGCTTTCGACAAAGTCGCACTGATTCTATTCATGCAAGCAATATTTGCCTTTGAAAATATGGGGCtcataaaatttcaaagcaCAAAAAATTACGATCTTGTGGAAAAATGTGTCTGGAAAGGGATTTAA
- the SFI1 gene encoding Sfi1p (similar to Saccharomyces cerevisiae SFI1 (YLL003W); ancestral locus Anc_5.215): MGEFAPVNKSTEDLLCDKFVRGTSPTNIPTDVLIKQGLITDSTESLIHGGAERYIVNALKSGAGNKTEHGCEDPPFHLPSPSPDLEDPEYEEIADSSKNALRQDLDNTSIEVIEDVYRQIEAFLVHFKLSRSFLLIFKNYVGILVQEGINPLHDEYFKTLEDELKGFFTFNSVIEEILEIFLIHPRNKFIALSLAEYTYARNKLRRHFNHWETAWELNKKAKEFNNQIKLNLKGAVFFIWSDRKQRYSQMASDEARSFRNTWLLFHSFQQWITLTQTLEQQSRLADQAFLNKMFKKIIKAQENWKHLETINTEGIKQIKLRKTFQMWKLKHKEMNYLGLKRRFFEEMKRQFIKSDYDKSISKKVRALSLQRMYFGKWKNKNIVNEDNLAVLYALENKFIKQKFLRKLNRAFRYSQQEAVVNSKLDETLLRCVFEKLWLKRLQDHLHLYSIISLKEANLVKGFFHSWKKLLYIDLKASDYSRTSLLRSILQNWKLNVKLSSFKQKNKARLLTSAYHSWRKRTQYEKISNDHTRIAMHAKYLNIWKTRVLEMRNMNEEASIFYEQGLANECLTIWKERLTKTGELEDRYNFLGKTHAILTIKRTVMHINNVHLLYNRLEPSMNKIKLSRTFLRWRKATSLRIEHKLNGILRTHELAKIHSLQNKLFNAWQNRYNFYSEECDSQATLKKNRQLEKMVLKKSREKLSEIVQSEALAGEVREEFLLIKTFYIWKTHLDELSYMNTLLEQSEADKQFVITSKFLKMWSIRFLKIKRNDETVQVFRHRWNRAAVRGLLLLWKGRSDNSQKSRTDFNFKHELKTPIRSDSLNISTIPGSERIKQHRMEAMKSHYSRARRAIPSPVKSSSVLDSTAKKQIKLEGTTDLNGSPTRARSLRYSPRRPNKNLPSRVDHIDFGRIPAVPFNLSADPSMLNQDMDYSRGHDRSPLSQKRQ; this comes from the coding sequence ATGGGTGAATTTGCTCCAGTGAACAAGTCAACAGAAGACCTTCTGTGTGACAAATTTGTACGCGGAACATCCCCGACTAATATTCCTACCGATGTACTCATTAAGCAAGGACTGATAACAGATTCCACCGAATCGCTCATTCATGGAGGTGCCGAAAGGTATATCGTAAATGCTCTAAAATCGGGAGCCGGAAACAAAACGGAGCATGGCTGTGAAGATCCGCCGTTCCATCTCCCTTCCCCATCGCCTGATCTGGAAGATCCGGAGTACGAAGAAATAGCTGACTCCTCAAAAAATGCCCTACGGCAAGACTTGGATAATACATCCATTGAAGTAATTGAAGATGTATACCGCCAGATTGAAGCTTTTTTAGTTCATTTCAAATTATCAAGAAGTTTTTTAttaatcttcaaaaattatgTCGGCATTCTTGTTCAAGAAGGTATCAATCCGTTACATgatgaatattttaaaaCTTTAGAAGATGAGTTGAAAGGTTTCTTCACCTTTAATTCTGTTATAGAGGAGATCCTTGAAATATTCTTGATCCATCCTCGGAACAAATTCATCGCATTGTCTTTGGCAGAATATACCTATGCCAGAAACAAGTTAAGAAGACATTTTAATCACTGGGAAACTGCATGGGAGTTGAataaaaaggcaaaagaGTTTAACAACCAAATAAAACTGAACCTAAAGGGAgctgttttctttatttggAGTGATAGAAAACAAAGGTACTCCCAAATGGCTTCTGATGAGGCCAGAAGTTTCAGGAATACCTGGCtgctttttcattcatttcAACAATGGATAACGTTGACTCAAACTCTTGAGCAGCAGTCCAGATTAGCCGATCAAGCCTTTTTGAATAAGATGTTCAAGAAGATCATCAAGGCACAAGAGAATTGGAAGCATTTAGAAACCATCAATACTGAAGGTATAAAACAGATTAAATTGCggaaaacttttcaaatgtGGAAATTAAAGCATAAAGAAATGAATTATCTTGgattgaaaagaaggttttttgaagaaatgaagcGACAATTTATAAAGTCTGATTACGATAAGAgcatttcaaaaaaagtgagAGCATTATCTCTACAAAGAATGTACTTTGGTAAgtggaaaaacaaaaatattgtAAATGAAGATAACCTTGCAGTACTGTATGCATTGGAAAATAAATTTATCaagcaaaaatttttgCGTAAATTAAACAGGGCGTTCCGGTATAGTCAACAAGAAGCAGTTGTAAATAGCAAGCTAGATGAGACACTTTTGAGGTGTGTTTTTGAGAAATTGTGGTTGAAACGACTTCAAGATCATCTGCATTTATATTCTATTATCAGCCTAAAGGAGGCCAATCTCGTGAAGggcttttttcattcatggAAGAAGCTTCTTTATATTGATCTGAAAGCAAGTGATTATTCGAGAACAAGTCTTCTTAGGTCCATATTACAGAATTGGAAACTTAATGTCAAACTATCATCTTtcaaacagaaaaataaagcGAGGCTTCTAACAAGCGCATATCACTCCTGGAGAAAAAGGACACagtatgaaaaaatatcgaaCGATCATACTAGAATTGCCATGCATGCAAAGTACCTaaatatttggaaaacaagGGTGCTAGAAATGAGGAATATGAATGAGGAGGCGTCTATTTTTTACGAACAGGGCCTTGCAAATGAATGCCTAACAATATGGAAAGAGCGCTTGACAAAGACTGGAGAACTGGAAGATAGATACAATTTCTTGGGCAAGACACATGCAATTTTGACCATAAAACGGACGGTAATGCATATCAATAACGTTCATTTGTTATACAATAGGCTAGAACCTTCTatgaacaaaataaaactttcCCGGACTTTTTTGCGGTGGAGAAAAGCTACTAGTCTTAGGATTGAACATAAATTAAATGGTATTCTACGCACTCATGAACTGGCAAAAATACACAGTTTACAAAACAAACTCTTCAATGCATGGCAAAACAGGTATAACTTTTACTCGGAAGAATGTGATTCTCAAGCTActctaaagaaaaatcggCAGCTTGAGAAAATGGTGTTGAAAAAGTCCAGGGAAAAACTGTCGGAAATAGTACAGTCGGAAGCATTAGCAGGTGAAGTTCGAGAGGAATTTTTGCTAATCAAAACATTCTATATTTGGAAAACCCATCTAGATGAGCTGTCTTACATGAACACATTGTTGGAACAGTCCGAAGCTGATAAACAATTCGTAATCACATCCAAATTCCTGAAAATGTGGAGTATTCGATTTCTGAAAATCAAGCGTAACGATGAGACGGTTCAGGTGTTTCGTCATCGCTGGAATAGGGCTGCTGTGAGAGGATTGTTATTACTGTGGAAAGGTAGGTCAGATAATTCGCAAAAGAGCAGGACAGACTTTAATTTCAAACATGAACTGAAAACTCCCATAAGATCAGACTCGCTAAACATTTCTACAATACCAGGTTCTGAAAGAATAAAGCAGCATAGAATGGAAGCCATGAAATCGCATTACAGCAGAGCAAGAAGGGCCATACCAAGTCCAGTTAAATCTTCAAGTGTTCTTGATTCTACAGCGAAGAAGCAGATCAAACTCGAAGGCACAACAGATTTAAATGGGTCTCCGACCCGAGCAAGATCCCTGAGGTACTCCCCTAGGCGTCCTAATAAAAACTTACCATCTAGAGTGGATCATATTGATTTCGGCAGAATACCTGCCGTACCTTTCAATCTGAGCGCCGATCCTTCCATGCTCAATCAAGATATGGATTATTCAAGAGGGCATGATAGATCCCCATTAAGTCAAAAACGTCAATAG